The window TTGTTTGATTTCTTGAAGGCTCATATTTACTCTCTGCAGTAACATTTATTTTACCAGGTTTAGGGATGAAGGCACAGCCTAAAAAATGTGATTATGTTTAATTTTAGTTTGACTATGAATCCATCTTGCGACTCTTACTTTATTTATAGATCTGTGTAATCAGTAACAGAACTGGTTGCAATCTCTACACCAACTAAGGGGCATTAACAAAATATGTGTGGTTTTGTCCAATAATTGCGAGACAAGGGAATCATATGTGCATCATTGATCTGGACGTGTTGTAAAAGTTAGGAATTAAAGCTCTTCTCCTGCTCCTTTTAGAGTCAACAGCAGAATATCCATTGGCTTCGATGGGAGCAGTATCGTTGCCTGAATTTGCAAGTAACTGAGTCTGAGGGGAAGTCTCACTTAACTCACAAAATGTGAATTCTGGGAGAAGACATGGATAAGCGAGTGGATGCAGCAATGTTATACTGACAGCACTGAGTTGAAAGACCGGATTGACTGTGAAGGAGCAAGATGAAAACTGTGAAAAACTAGTAAATGTGCTACGTAAGGCTGAAACAGTAACCCGGGTTAACTATAATAGAGTTATCTATGATATCGTTTACTGTTTCCCTAGTGAGAAAGTACCTCTTTAAATCTTGCCTTTTAAAACTGATATAATTTCCCCTTAACCTAGCATATGATAAAAACAAACTCCCACTTACactttaattttaagaaaacacTTTAGGAATATAACATttagagattttcaaaactaaccCAAGCGGTTTAAGTGCCCAGCCTAATAGGAATCAGTTCCCCAATTTCCCTATGCTGCTTTGTACACCTTAGTCTTATACTGCTTTAATGTGAATGACTGTTATGTTCATCTGGACTGTTTAACTCATAAGGACAAAAATTCTCAGCCTTACACCTCAGCTCCCAAACAGCTCAGGTGACTAGATAAGTCAATTGAAGGCTGATGCATAACATCATATATTTCGTCTCATACTcggattgcaagctctttgggtcaggtccCATCTTGTCGTCATGTAATTGTATAATACTTAGCACACTGGGGCCGAGTCACAACTGGTGTCCCTACAAATAAAGAAATAACTACCTAAGATGGGGAAAATAGCAAGGAAAAGAGTACACACAGTTAAAATATTCTTGCTTTATATACTCTAGCTTTAATACCAGAAGACATGACAGCACATTGTACTGTGTATTGTCACTAGCATATGGCCACAGTGGTCCCAATTCCTCCTAATGAGAATCAGCCCTTAGATGAGTTGTCCATTGTTTTAATTTGCTGTTGGATCCACTCCAGGTATTGGCTGACTTTGGTGTAGACTCCAAACTTCTCCATTTTCCCACAACCTTCTCCCCAGCTCACCAGTCCCACTAGGAACCAAGTGTTCTTGAACTTAGTGATCATGGGGCCCCCGCTGTCCCCACCACAGGCATCCTGCTTGTCTCCAATGACCCCTGCACATAGCATGTTCTCAGAGATGTCATGCCTCATAGCTTGGGCACACTCATTCCGTGGGACCATGGGGATTTCGATGTAACTGAGAACAATAGAGTAATTCGAGGAGACGTCACTTTTGCTCCCCCAGCCAGTCACCACCATCTGCTTCCCATTCACCGTCAGCTCTTGGTCTGCTAGTTTCTTGGTGGGAAGACAAACGGGGAGCACAAATTTGTTGAAAATCATGGGCTGAGCCAGATGCAGCATGGCTATGTCATTATCGGAGGTCTCCTTGCTGTAGTTTTCATGGCTCACTAGCTTGTCAACCATAATGGTTTGCTCCGTTTCCTCATTCCGTAGACGGTGGTATTCCCCTGGAAGACCAATGAGGAAAGAGATGAGAGATGTTACTGGGCACCtgacctccagccccaccccctacaTCAAACCACATTAGGACTAAAACACATTGAGTGCTCAGATTTGTCCCTGTTTTCTTAAAATATGAGTTTGCtcaaattaccctgttctgtctTAAGAGCTATATTTAACTGGCCTCCCATTCCTTGCTCCACCTGGCAGGGACATCATCTTTTGATTTACCTATAAAGTATCATGCATATATTATGCAGCACTGCATAAATATGTCAACACAGTGAAGACCCTGAAACTCTTCTGTGTTGCTCTAGAGTGTCCATATTACAATGGCAATTGTACAGCTGGAGAGAATTTCTTGAGGGGTCCTTTTGTGGGACCCAGCATAAAAGTTGGGGGGAACATGCCTATAGCACAGCAAAAGCAATACGCTTGTACAAGTTCTTTGACGTATGGTTAGTGGCTGATTGGTTGAACTCCCTGACATAAAGGCTATtaggcataggcaccaacttttccAGGCACTGGTAGGTGCTTGACCCCGGCCCcgccctattccaaccccttccccaaagtctctgccccctccctgccccgttggaccccttccccaaatccccgccccggccccgccgctTCTCAGAGcgcaccccttcccccctccctcccagtgcttgctgtcacaaaacagctgtttcacgtggcaagcactgggaactagggggagaagcggagtgttggcatgctcaggggaggaggcagagcagaggtgagctgtggcggggaggggagctgccagtgggtgcagagcactcaccaattttttcccatgggtgctccagccccagagcacccaaggagtcagcgcctatgctatTAGGGACTGACTTTCTGGACTAGTCCATCCTAGAAGCTGGGATATGTATTGTAAGAAATCCATGACCACTTAAGACTTAACAATTGTCATTGTGCTGCACACTCATTGGCCACTTGAAACTTCATCACTCCAGGGTAGTGACTTTATGGACAATTCCAGGAGGACAGTTCCATACCTAAAGGGCTACATGGAAGACAGAGTGAAGGGGCTTGCGAGAGAGTTTTGCTGGCACAGCAAAACTCTGGCACAGAGTGGAGGCAGCTGGGGGCAACACAATGAGATACAACAGCAGATGAGCAGGGAGGGCCCAAACTGTGAAGGGCCTTAAAGGAAAGGACAAGAAGATTGCATTTGATGCAATGGAGAAAAGAGAGCCAGTGAAGGGGCTCAAAGAGATGATCAGAGTGGTAGATCAGAAAAGTTGCTCATAGTGGTATTAATGCCCAAGCTGGCATCTCAGATTTCGGGGTAGTGGTACCATTGATTCCCTTAATGGGATATTTCATACCTGTATCTTCTGTACCACACTTAAAAAGTATTTTCACTGACTAAGCAGCTGAGGCAGAGGCTGTATTATTCCTTTGTTGTCAGAGCAGATAGGTAGAAAATGCTCCTCCAAAGGGGTTTTATTTGAATGCGAAGGGAACAATGcttgtggtggtttttgtttggaAATTCAGGGGTAAATTTGGTGGACATTTTCCCATGCTTCATATACTTCGTATGTGTGCAGGGCTAGCAATGCTGGCTATGGCGATGTACTGTACATGGCACTCCACACCAATCTGCCCGTGCCTTCAATCTGTAGCAACCTGTCGATTTCAAATCCACCCTTCCCCTGAGCGGAGATTTCCAAGTACGCCACCCTGTTGGATAGTTTTGCAAGATGGATGCATGCCCAGCTGGGTCTAGATTAAGACTCCTCTGCACATCTAGTACTCATGGCCTATTCCAGATTTGGGCTCAGGAATCTAGAGATGCTTCCTAAAAAGCAACATTCTCATTAGCCCTGGGGCACTGAGTGCAGGCCCACCGCCCCGCCGGTGGTGTGCAAGCACAGAGGGTTTGAGAGTAGAAACACATACCAAGCTCCAGAGTGTGGGATCCCCCATCTCAGTTCCCAGATTACAGTGTGGGAATTTTACTTCCCCTTTACTTCACTTCCAAGATATGCAGGAGTGCTCACAATGTGTCAGCCCACTTAGTTCTTAGCCAGGCTCTTAGCTACTCAAATGAAATCAGATgggtttattaatatattttttaaatctcaggtaGGTatggagtaaagttttggaatagccttccaagggaagtagtgggggcaaaagatctttctgactttaagattctactcgataagtttatggaggagatggtatgatgggataatgtgattttggtaattaattgatctttaaatattcagggtaaataggcctaatcccctgagatgggatattagatggatgggatctgagttacccaggaaagaattttctgtagtatctggctggtgaatcttgcccatatgctcagggtttagctgatcgccatatttggggttgggaaggaattttcctccagggcagattggaagaggccctggaggtttttcgccttcctctgtagcatggggcacgggtcacttgagggaggattctctgctccttgaagtctttaaaccacgatttgcagacttcaatagctcagacatgggtgaggtttttcgtaggagtgggtgggtgagattctgtagcctgcgttgtgcaggaggtcggactagatgatcagaatggtcccttctgaccttagtagctATGATGGGCTGCCTAGCCAACCCAGTTCTATATGCAGAATGACATGCTCCCTCTATAATCTGGCATCCTTCTCCCAAAAGGATCCTGAATTAGAATGTAATATATTAAAAGAGGGTAGCACAGGAGCTGGTCTTTTTTCCATACCAAGTCTTACTTTGAACCTCCCTTTGTCCTCAACGCAGTGTGCTGCTGTTAGAACCCAGGagggatggatgagaacacctcCGCATTTAAACTTTCCCCTGCCATCTAGCAGCATGGTCTGAAACAAAGAAATAGAGAAGTACAGCACCACAGGATCCAGCTCAGATATGTAGGATATGATATATTCCTTCTCCATGCAGCAGTCTACACTGCACCTTCAGGTGCCAGAGCACGTGACATTAGCAGAGGTCAAAGTTCCTCGTTTGGTGGACTGAAGCATCCTAACAAGATATCTACAGTCCACGTGGAATGAAGGTCTGGGTTTTGAGCGTTCCATCTAAATCAGTTTTCATGTTTCTTGCTGGCTGGGCTCACTGCTCAGGAGATGCTGCGGACCAGCAGTTGGAAGCATTCTGGTCCTTCTGAGTTTTGGAGACTCTTAACTCAAGCAAGAGACGGTTTAGCCTAACAACCACCGTGTGCCTGAAGTGAGTAAAATGTCTTGGGCTGATTCTTATTTATGCTAAGAGCTCTTTATGCTGCCACAGTGGTGTAAAGGGATCTTAGTGTACATGAGACTCGGGCTGGCGGAAGTACACTTTCTCTAATGGCCTGGTAGGGTCCATATGGTGGATCCTTCCTTTGCGAGCCCCCAGTATGCTCTGTAAAGCTCTGGTATGTTCTGTTAGACTAAAGCATGCTCTGTAACTCTAACCGATGCCTGGCAAGGCTTGTTTTACATTTATAAACAAAGCTGTCCTAAACCAACAAAGATTTTGTGTAGATGCTACTGTGATGGTACTACAATAGCCAGAGTGTGCTGCAGGAGGCATTCAATACTTTCAAGAAGTGGCTGTCCGCAGCTTGGTGGGATACCACACAGGCATGTACATCCTGATGCTGCTTGCATTGGAATGGTTAGCAAGAACAAATATAGCTTGGCAAAGAGTGGTAAGGCTAACAAAATACAACAAAAGTTACATTCGCTTCAGCTCTCCAACTTTTGATTTGGCCTTGGAAAGTATAAAACAAGGGGAAGCTTAGCATGTGGTAGTGCCATCATTTATGACCGAAGTGCTTTACTGTGCATATGAAGCAGTTCTGGGTACAGACTGAAAGCTCCACCACGAAAGATTATTTATTTCTCACCTGCCAGGGGctgtctcctttttttccccttttccctgaAATGAGT of the Dermochelys coriacea isolate rDerCor1 chromosome 9, rDerCor1.pri.v4, whole genome shotgun sequence genome contains:
- the LOC119861443 gene encoding vitamin K-dependent protein C-like, producing the protein MWRLYTLWVLVAACSVHHGHGVPVFYSSKDASQILKIQKRANSFLEELKPGSLERECFEEQCDLEEAHEIFETRETTLNFWTKYVDGDQCLSNPCFNGTCLDNIGQFNCICNQGWEGRLCQYEANYTNCSTYNGGCEHFCHEDPKQSQRRYCSCASGYQLMDDHSKCEPVVEFPCGRVKADHMELKSGVQIRLISGKRGKKGDSPWQTMLLDGRGKFKCGGVLIHPSWVLTAAHCVEDKGRFKVRLGEYHRLRNEETEQTIMVDKLVSHENYSKETSDNDIAMLHLAQPMIFNKFVLPVCLPTKKLADQELTVNGKQMVVTGWGSKSDVSSNYSIVLSYIEIPMVPRNECAQAMRHDISENMLCAGVIGDKQDACGGDSGGPMITKFKNTWFLVGLVSWGEGCGKMEKFGVYTKVSQYLEWIQQQIKTMDNSSKG